A genomic stretch from Gopherus evgoodei ecotype Sinaloan lineage chromosome 18, rGopEvg1_v1.p, whole genome shotgun sequence includes:
- the UBXN10 gene encoding UBX domain-containing protein 10, with product MATVAPLNIAPSECNTTLGTAEAFIWLSDTINMHVTRPKSAKGRTRSSLNYSHSVEAYSYRVPSSPQPAVPYEAASNQKASSTKPSYQPGQMSPDEIPELLQRVPLRTSSSLNKYRVLPSISRKGLGKSAVETVIEQTNKLKMSSRQEEQQQSKALPRELKSTGVMTENEGARGECSKVQPPIYEKKPLRKTREESLSSSVLNLEEPLKKEPRLLLAVRSPSGQRFEHHFRPTDSLQTVLAVAEQKNTTKYKCCSVETMEVPRRSFPDLTKSLQECGIPHKSVLCILQEEQDGDV from the coding sequence ATGGCCACAGTAGCACCTCTGAACATAGCACCATCTGAATGCAACACCACTTTGGGCACTGCAGAAGCTTTCATTTGGCTGTCAGACACCATCAATATGCATGTCACCCGGCCGAAATCTGCCAAGGGTCGCACAAGATCAAGCTTGAATTACTCCCATAGTGTGGAGGCCTATTCTTACAGAGTGCCATCCTCCCCTCAGCCAGCAGTTCCCTATGAAGCAGCAAGCAATCAAAAAGCATCATCTACCAAACCATCTTACCAACCAGGGCAGATGTCTCCTGATGAAATCCCAGAGCTCCTCCAGCGAGTGCCCTTGAGGACCTCCTCCTCCCTGAATAAGTACAGAGTGCTCCCGTCCATCAGCAGGAAGGGCTTGGGGAAAAGTGCTGTGGAAACAGTGATCGAACAGACCAACAAACTGAAAATGAGTAGTAGACAGGAGGAGCAGCAACAATCCAAAGCTCTTCCCAGAGAGTTAAAATCCACTGGTGTAATGACAGAGAATGAAGGGGCTAGAGGGGAATGCTCTAAAGTCCAGCCTCCCATTTATGAGAAGAAGCCTTTAAGGAAAACAAGAGAGGAAAGCTTGTCATCCTCAGTTTTAAACTTGGAGGAGCCACTGAAGAAAGAACCAAGACTGCTACTTGCTGTTAGGTCTCCTTCTGGTCAAAGATTTGAACATCACTTCAGGCCAACAGACAGCCTTCAGACAGTCCTTGCTGTGGCAGAACAAAAGAACACAACCAAATACAAATGCTGTAGTGTTGAAACGATGGAAGTGCCTAGGAGGAGCTTTCCTGACCTTACGAAGTCCCTGCAAGAGTGCGGGATCCCACACAAGTCAGTGTTGTGCATCCTACAGGAAGAGCAAGATGGAGATGTCTAA